The genomic interval GCGCTGCGCGGCGACAGCCAGAACCCGCGAATGGTTTTCGGTCTGCTTGAGTACTTCGTAGGAAACAGTCAGTTGATCGACCGGAAAGGGCGATATCTGATCCATCTGAAGTTCCACCATGCTCCGGAGTTCCTGCGCGCTGGTTGACGGCAGTTCGAGAATACGCATCAGCAGTTGCGAAGAAGGCAGAGAGACGGTGACCACACCGCGAAAGTTGCGGCGGATTCCGGAAAGAACCTCGGACGGGAAAAGCGGCGCGTTCTTCTGCTGAAAAAACCCTTCCGGAACCGGCAGAGAACCCTCGCGGATTTTTTCCGTTCCTTTGCGGCTTCTACGCAACACGGCCCACTCGACGATTTCGTCGGTGTAGTGAATGCCGGTTGTATGATTAAAAAGGAGCATAACTTGAACGGTTAACGCCTTGTTTCTTCCTGTTTTCCTTCCAGCCAGAATAGAGGAACCGCCGCCTTTTCGCCCAGCTTAAAAGAGAAGATACAGGAGATTTTACTCTGAATCCCGCCGACCTCTCCGATGGCGGTGATCGAAACATATTCCGGCTGAACGGTAAAAATACCGCCGTGTCCCAGCGCGGCCAGATCGGCCTGAGTGATTCCATCGTCCGCCGTGCCTTCTTTGCCGTCCGGGCCGAGGCGCATTTCCATGATGGCATCAATCGTGTCATCGGGAATACTGAGACTGTTGAGTACTTCACGGCTGGCGCTGTTCGGGTTGATTTTTCCGCTGCCCCAGGTTGTGAGCTGGCTGGCAATGCCGGTGATCGGCTCGTCGGTTTTTTCGCCGTCCGGCGTGCCGTAAAGAACCTCTTCGCCCCAGTTTTTAATCAACAGTAATTCGTCCACGGTATCCACCGGCGCATTCTTGCATTCATAGCCGCGTTTTTTATAAAACGGATCGTCCGACTCTGCGCCGTTGAGTGTGTGCAGATCATCTGGGTCTTGCCAGTCGGCGAGACAGGAGAGCATAGCATCCCAGCGGGTATTCGGAATCCCGGCCTGCTCGAACAACATTCGCCAGTCTTCGGGCTTCAGCTTGCTGATGTTGCGGCGGCCTTCTTCGTAATCAATGTGCAGCGTCACTTTGCCGTCACCAAAATTTTCGCTGAAGTTGACCGGAACGCCGGCGGCAATTTTAACCGCCTCAGTCATATACGGATCGTCGTAAACGGTCTTTTCGCCGGTCGTGCTTTTTTCTTCCTGCACCGCAAGCATAGATCTGGCCAGCTCTACGCCAGCCAGCGCCAGCTGATCCGCTTTAAATCGCTGGCGCTGTAACGTGATCATCCTGGCTTCCAGCCGCATTTCAAAAGCAAACATGCTGACAATCAGTGAAATGATGATGAGAATCCACAGCACCACCACCAGCGCCGAACCGCGCTTCATTTCAGATTTATGATTTCCGATTGCCGATTGCATAATTTACCGCGCTTCCGAAACATCGTTGGTGACGGGCGGGCCGAGCGGGATTTCGAGAAGCTGGCGGAATTTTACCGGGTCAGAATCTTTTTTTGCCGGTTCGGCATAGAGCGTAATTTCAACCAGTCCCGGAATCGCATTGCTGTATTCCCAGCGGTCCGTCCAGCCTTCCTGGCCTTCTTTGGTGTCATATACTTTACAGCTCAGCCCTTTGATGTTTTCGCTGACGAACCAGTGTTTCTTTTCCACTTTTTCTTCATCGGCGAGATAGGGCCAGGCCGTGACGACCAATCCTTCGACCCCGTCTTCATCTTCGCCGGCGCCGACTTCGATGCGGTGCCGTCCGCGTGCATAGGCATCGCCGGGCGGAATAAACGCACTACTGTCCGTTACCCAGCTGATGGAGTGTTCGCCTTCGCCCGCCGGATTGTCGATGATCCGGAAAGCGTATTTCTCCGGTGAATTACTTGAAAAAGCCATTGAACGGAGCGAGGCGGTCAACTGACCGAGTACAAAATCGCCGTGATGTGCTTTATCCATCACCGTCCGGGCACCGGACCAAGCCTTCGTCACGGACGAAAAAAGCTGGCCCGCCACGGTCAGGGCAATCGCGAGGATCACGATGGCGATCATGACTTCAAGAAGGGTGAACCCGCAGCACCGCTTTGGAGTGCGGCGGGAAACGAAGTGCCACGCCGCTTTTTCACCGGCAGCACCGAGCGAAAGCGCAGTCGTGCCTTCGGCTTGCCTGCGCACTCCAGAAGGATATTTCACTTTTCGTCCTCCGGCGGGATATAGAACCAGGTTACGGTTTCTTCAAAGCTGTCACGTCCGCGGTCAGACCAGCTGACACGGGTGCGGACGGTGTATAATCCCTTGCGGTTTTCACCTTCCGGCACCGCAATCTCGCGCTCCCAGCGGTACCCGTTTCCATGATCAAACGTTCCGGACTGAACTCCGGCGTCAACTTTTGATCGCGTCAGCGGATGTTCCGCGCCGACCTGCTGAATAAGACGCTGTGCGGTGCTGTAGCGCTGCGA from Kiritimatiellaceae bacterium carries:
- a CDS encoding prepilin-type N-terminal cleavage/methylation domain-containing protein; translated protein: MKYPSGVRRQAEGTTALSLGAAGEKAAWHFVSRRTPKRCCGFTLLEVMIAIVILAIALTVAGQLFSSVTKAWSGARTVMDKAHHGDFVLGQLTASLRSMAFSSNSPEKYAFRIIDNPAGEGEHSISWVTDSSAFIPPGDAYARGRHRIEVGAGEDEDGVEGLVVTAWPYLADEEKVEKKHWFVSENIKGLSCKVYDTKEGQEGWTDRWEYSNAIPGLVEITLYAEPAKKDSDPVKFRQLLEIPLGPPVTNDVSEAR
- a CDS encoding prepilin-type N-terminal cleavage/methylation domain-containing protein, whose protein sequence is MTVFGKAPARNQKSKIKNQKFSSGLTLIEVMLAVVILGIGSGVLLLATARCLAIITKSQRYSTAQRLIQQVGAEHPLTRSKVDAGVQSGTFDHGNGYRWEREIAVPEGENRKGLYTVRTRVSWSDRGRDSFEETVTWFYIPPEDEK